Proteins from one Faecalibacterium sp. I3-3-33 genomic window:
- a CDS encoding glycoside hydrolase family 3 C-terminal domain-containing protein, protein MKHTDIINSLSLEQKCALLSGGTVFTTRALPGKGIPAITLSDGPNGVRKQAGAADHLGLNPSVPATCFPTSATVANSWDPELGEAVGAAMGEEAAAQGVSVLLGPGLNIKRSPLCGRNFEYFSEDPYLSGKMAAAYVRGIQKNGIAACPKHFAVNSQELRRMASDSIVDERTLREIYLTGFEMVVKEAQPKTIMSAYNLINGTYANENAHLLMDILRRDWGFDGAVVTDWGGSNDHALGVKNGSTLEMPAPGGDAVRELMKAVQTGKITEADVDARLDELLELVFTTKAAVDAAPGKFDADAHHALARRAAAQSIVLLKNENSLLPLAKGEKVAVIGDFAQTPRYQGAGSSAVNSIKVDSFLDCLAESGLNRVGYAKGFDRQGKPDEALKAEAVLLAKNADVVLLCMGLDEIKESEGMDRADMKLAENQLELLSAVAAANPNVVVLLSAGSSLESGWVKDCKALVYGCLGGQAGAGALVEVLTGAQNPCGKLAETWARSYADTPAKEHFGGDGPTVEYREGLYVGYRYYDTAGVPTAFPFGYGLSYTNFAYSDLKADEKGVTLTVTNTGSCAGAEVVQLYVAKPDAKIFRPVKELKGFTKVQLEAGESKTVTIPLDDKAFRYWNVKTDRWEVEGGSYQLLVGASSADIRLTAAVTVAGTGAPDPYAGKKLGHYCTANIQNVPDDEFEALLGHAIPENKVHIDRNMTLGEMGHGRSPIGWLAAAVLGALLRRSIKKGKPDLNILFQYNMPLRALAKMTNGGISMGMVDGIVMELQGFWIIGLVRVILEAVKNLVLNSRMEERLKNS, encoded by the coding sequence ATGAAACATACAGATATCATCAACAGCCTGAGTCTGGAACAAAAATGCGCCCTGCTGAGCGGCGGCACGGTGTTCACCACCCGGGCGCTGCCGGGCAAGGGCATCCCGGCCATTACCCTGTCGGACGGCCCCAACGGCGTGCGCAAGCAGGCGGGCGCTGCCGACCATCTGGGCCTGAACCCCAGTGTGCCCGCCACCTGCTTCCCCACCTCGGCCACCGTTGCCAACAGCTGGGACCCGGAGCTTGGCGAGGCTGTGGGCGCAGCCATGGGCGAGGAGGCCGCAGCACAGGGCGTATCGGTGCTGCTGGGTCCCGGCCTGAACATCAAGCGCAGCCCCCTGTGCGGCCGCAACTTCGAGTATTTCTCGGAGGACCCCTACCTTTCCGGCAAGATGGCAGCGGCCTACGTCCGCGGCATCCAGAAAAACGGCATTGCCGCCTGCCCCAAGCACTTTGCCGTGAACAGTCAGGAGCTGCGCCGCATGGCCTCGGACTCCATCGTGGACGAGCGCACCCTGCGGGAAATTTACCTGACCGGCTTCGAGATGGTGGTCAAAGAGGCACAGCCCAAGACCATCATGTCTGCCTATAACCTTATCAACGGCACCTACGCCAACGAGAACGCCCACCTGCTCATGGACATCCTGCGCAGGGACTGGGGCTTTGATGGCGCGGTGGTCACCGACTGGGGCGGCTCTAACGACCACGCCCTTGGCGTGAAGAACGGCTCTACGCTGGAAATGCCCGCCCCCGGCGGGGACGCCGTCCGGGAGCTGATGAAGGCGGTGCAGACCGGCAAGATCACCGAGGCAGACGTGGACGCCCGGCTGGACGAGCTGCTGGAACTGGTGTTCACCACCAAGGCGGCGGTGGATGCCGCACCCGGCAAGTTCGATGCCGACGCCCACCACGCACTGGCACGCCGGGCTGCTGCCCAGAGCATTGTGCTGCTGAAGAACGAAAACAGCCTGCTGCCCCTTGCAAAGGGGGAGAAGGTGGCGGTCATCGGCGACTTTGCCCAGACCCCCCGCTATCAGGGTGCAGGTTCCAGCGCCGTCAACTCCATCAAGGTGGATTCCTTTCTGGACTGCCTTGCGGAAAGCGGGCTGAACCGCGTCGGCTACGCCAAGGGCTTTGACCGGCAGGGCAAGCCCGACGAGGCACTGAAAGCCGAGGCGGTGCTGCTGGCAAAGAACGCCGATGTGGTGCTGCTGTGCATGGGTCTGGACGAGATCAAGGAGAGCGAGGGCATGGACCGCGCCGACATGAAGCTGGCAGAGAACCAGCTGGAGCTGCTGTCCGCTGTGGCGGCGGCAAACCCCAACGTGGTGGTGCTGCTGAGTGCGGGCTCTTCGCTGGAAAGCGGTTGGGTCAAGGACTGCAAGGCGCTGGTCTACGGCTGTCTGGGCGGTCAGGCCGGTGCGGGCGCACTGGTCGAGGTGCTCACCGGCGCGCAGAACCCCTGCGGCAAGCTGGCAGAGACTTGGGCGCGCAGCTACGCCGACACCCCCGCAAAGGAACATTTCGGCGGCGATGGCCCCACCGTGGAGTACCGCGAGGGCCTGTATGTGGGCTACCGCTACTACGACACCGCCGGTGTGCCCACCGCCTTCCCCTTTGGCTACGGCCTGAGCTACACCAACTTTGCGTACAGTGACCTGAAAGCAGACGAAAAGGGCGTGACCCTGACTGTCACCAACACCGGCAGCTGTGCAGGTGCCGAGGTGGTGCAGCTGTATGTGGCAAAGCCGGATGCAAAGATCTTCCGCCCCGTCAAGGAGCTGAAGGGCTTTACCAAGGTGCAGCTGGAAGCCGGAGAGAGCAAGACCGTCACCATCCCGCTGGACGACAAGGCGTTCCGCTACTGGAATGTCAAGACCGACCGCTGGGAGGTGGAGGGCGGCAGCTATCAGCTGCTTGTGGGCGCTTCCAGCGCCGATATTCGCTTGACTGCCGCCGTTACGGTGGCGGGCACCGGCGCACCCGACCCCTACGCGGGCAAAAAGCTGGGTCATTACTGCACAGCCAATATCCAGAATGTACCGGATGATGAATTCGAAGCGCTGCTGGGGCACGCTATCCCGGAGAACAAAGTGCACATCGACCGCAACATGACGCTGGGCGAGATGGGACACGGACGCAGCCCCATCGGCTGGCTGGCGGCTGCCGTGCTGGGCGCGCTGCTGCGCCGCAGCATCAAAAAAGGCAAGCCCGACCTGAACATCCTGTTCCAGTACAATATGCCGTTGCGTGCGCTGGCCAAAATGACCAACGGCGGTATCAGCATGGGCATGGTGGACGGCATCGTGATGGAGCTGCAGGGCTTCTGGATCATCGGCCTTGTGCGGGTGATCTTGGAGGCCGTGAAGAACCTCGTACTGAACAGCCGCATGGAAGAGCGCTTGAAAAACAGCTGA
- a CDS encoding GtrA family protein has translation MNFWNNFAAKHPAAAKWVREGGLFVIVSNLITVFKYLLLQFLPKAFASLPVVDFGWPGIDITLFGETFKWNILGYDAAHGGLPYFCAYMIAMVIGECINFPIQRNFVFRSKGNLAKQIGWYVLAFCVITCIVNSINCIWVAVAGLLVPDFIYNIGTTVLNGGISMVIFFFVNKIIFPEGEKAAK, from the coding sequence ATGAATTTCTGGAATAACTTCGCGGCAAAGCACCCCGCCGCTGCCAAGTGGGTGCGCGAGGGCGGCCTGTTCGTCATCGTGTCCAACCTCATCACCGTGTTCAAGTACCTGCTGCTGCAATTTCTGCCCAAGGCCTTTGCAAGCCTGCCGGTGGTGGATTTCGGCTGGCCGGGCATTGATATCACCCTGTTCGGCGAGACCTTCAAGTGGAACATTTTGGGCTATGATGCTGCCCACGGCGGTCTGCCCTACTTCTGCGCCTACATGATCGCCATGGTCATCGGCGAGTGCATCAACTTCCCCATCCAGCGCAATTTTGTGTTCCGCAGCAAGGGCAATCTGGCAAAACAGATCGGCTGGTATGTGCTGGCCTTCTGCGTCATTACCTGCATCGTCAACTCCATCAACTGCATCTGGGTGGCGGTGGCTGGTCTGCTGGTGCCGGACTTCATCTACAACATCGGCACCACCGTGCTCAACGGCGGCATCTCCATGGTGATCTTCTTCTTTGTGAATAAGATCATCTTCCCGGAGGGCGAAAAAGCCGCCAAATAA
- the rny gene encoding ribonuclease Y yields MTAIGVIVALIVAVVGVAAGYFIGYNNRKKTAEAQIGSAEAEATRLVNEAIKTADQKRKEAVLEAKDEAFRLKAEVDAQKAEADKEIKQRRAEISRQENRIDQKETALDRKTEALEKKEEELKKRAAEAEERLAEIDALRAKEMERLETLAGLSQEDAREVLLHKVDEELTHEKAVRVAAYETDLKENCDNIARNLIGQAVSRCAADHCSETTVSVVPLPSDEMKGRIIGREGRNIRALETATGVDLIIDDTPEAITLSSFDQTRREVARMTLERLIGDGRIHPARIEETVEKCRHDLELQMKREGERAVMELGIHGLHPDLIKLIGRLKYRTSFGQNALTHSMEVAWVAGLLAGEMGVNVTMARRAGLLHDIGKALDHEIEGSHVQIGVDICRKYKENTQIIHAIEAHHGDVEPKTPLAFIIQAADAISAARPGARRENVESYVKRLENLEEISSGFEGVEQAFAVQAGREVRILVKPDVISDDQVILLARAIAKKIEDTLDYPGQIKVNVIRESRAVEYAK; encoded by the coding sequence ATGACCGCGATCGGAGTGATCGTGGCCTTGATCGTTGCTGTTGTCGGCGTGGCTGCGGGCTATTTTATTGGTTACAACAACCGTAAAAAGACCGCTGAAGCCCAGATCGGCAGCGCCGAAGCCGAGGCTACCCGGCTGGTGAACGAGGCGATCAAGACCGCCGACCAGAAGCGCAAGGAAGCGGTTCTGGAAGCAAAGGACGAGGCTTTCCGTCTGAAAGCCGAGGTCGATGCCCAGAAGGCAGAGGCCGACAAGGAGATCAAGCAGCGCCGTGCGGAGATCAGCCGTCAGGAGAACCGCATCGACCAGAAGGAAACGGCTCTGGACCGCAAGACCGAGGCTCTGGAAAAGAAGGAAGAAGAGCTGAAAAAGCGCGCTGCCGAGGCCGAGGAGCGTCTGGCAGAGATCGACGCTCTGCGCGCCAAGGAGATGGAGCGTCTGGAAACGCTGGCCGGCCTGAGCCAGGAGGACGCCCGCGAGGTGCTGCTGCACAAGGTGGACGAGGAGCTGACCCACGAAAAGGCCGTGCGCGTTGCCGCCTACGAGACCGACCTGAAGGAAAACTGCGATAACATCGCCCGTAACCTCATCGGACAGGCCGTCAGCCGCTGCGCCGCCGACCATTGCAGCGAGACCACCGTCAGCGTGGTGCCGCTGCCCAGCGATGAGATGAAGGGCCGCATCATCGGCCGCGAGGGCCGCAACATCCGCGCACTGGAGACCGCTACCGGCGTGGATCTGATCATCGACGATACCCCGGAGGCCATTACCCTGTCCTCCTTCGACCAGACCCGCCGCGAGGTGGCCCGCATGACGCTGGAGCGCCTGATCGGCGATGGCCGTATCCACCCCGCCCGCATCGAGGAGACGGTGGAAAAGTGCCGCCACGATCTGGAACTGCAGATGAAGCGCGAGGGCGAACGCGCAGTGATGGAGCTGGGCATCCACGGCCTGCACCCCGACCTGATCAAGCTGATCGGCCGGCTGAAGTACCGCACCAGCTTTGGCCAGAACGCCCTGACCCACAGCATGGAAGTGGCTTGGGTGGCCGGTCTGCTGGCAGGCGAGATGGGCGTGAACGTCACTATGGCACGCCGCGCCGGTCTGCTGCATGATATCGGCAAGGCACTGGATCACGAGATCGAGGGCAGCCACGTCCAGATCGGCGTGGACATCTGCCGCAAGTACAAGGAGAACACCCAGATCATCCACGCTATTGAGGCACACCACGGCGACGTGGAGCCCAAGACCCCGCTGGCCTTCATCATTCAGGCTGCCGACGCCATCAGCGCCGCCCGCCCGGGTGCCCGCCGCGAGAACGTGGAAAGCTACGTCAAGCGTCTTGAAAATCTGGAGGAGATCTCCTCCGGCTTCGAGGGCGTGGAGCAGGCCTTTGCCGTGCAGGCAGGCCGCGAAGTGCGCATTCTGGTCAAGCCCGACGTCATCAGCGACGATCAGGTCATCCTGCTGGCACGCGCTATCGCCAAAAAGATCGAGGATACGCTGGATTACCCCGGTCAGATCAAGGTCAACGTCATCCGCGAGAGCCGCGCTGTGGAGTACGCAAAATAA